The nucleotide sequence TATAAGAACGCACGACCAGACAGTGCTGGGTTAAGGAAGTTACGACCTGTTCCACCGAAGACTTCTTTCGCAATAACCACACCGAAGGTAATACCTAGTGCTACTTGCCATAGAGGAATAGTGGCGGGAAGGGTGAGTGCAAAAAGTACCGATGTTACGAAGAAACCTTCGTTTACTTCATGCTTACGCACAGAAGCGAATAGGACTTCCCAGAAACCACCCACCGCAAACGTGACTGCGTAGATAGGTAACCAGAAACAAGCACCGTAAAAGAATAGGCCTAGCATGCCCGCATTGGTTAAGTCACCGCCTAATGCAGTGAAAAGACCGGCTTGCCATGTGTCAGGTAGTGTACCTGCACCCATGGTAATCGCGTCTTGCGCTTGAAGACCAATGTTGTACATACCAAAGAACATCGCTGGGAATGTTGCCATCCATACCATGATCATGATGCGTTTAAGGTCAATGCTGTCACGCACGTGCGTGTTCGCTTTGTTTACCTTACCTGGCGTATAAAAAATGGTCGCCGCCGCTTCGTAAAGCGCGTACCACTTTTCATGCTTACCACCCGGCTCAAAATCCGGCTCAATTTTTTCTAAATACGCTTTTAAACCCATGACTTAACCCTCTTTCTCTATCGTGGTCAAACAGTCGCGTAAAATAGGACCATAGTTGTATTTGCCAGGGCATACGTAGGTACACAGTGCCAAATCTTCTTCGTCCAACTCTAAACAACCCAACGTCTGAGCACCGTCAGTATCACCAGAAATCAGGTCCCTAAGCAGAAGCGTAGGAATGATATCTAGGGGCATAACGCGTTCGTAATTACCAATTGGAACCATAGAGCGTTCGGAACCATTGGTTGTTGTTGTCATATCGAATTTCTTGCTACCACTTAGATGACCTAAGTAAGCACGAGTCACTGAGTGTTGGTTCGAACCAGGCATGATCCAACCGAACAATTTTTTCTCGCGACCTTCTTTTAATAATGAAACTTGGGTGTGGAAACGACCTAGGAAGCCATGAACGCCCTGGGCTGTTGTACCGTTAAGTACAGAACCAGATACAACACGTACGTCACCTTCTACACACTCGTTGGCAGTAAGCTCGGTTAGGTCTGCACCTAAAACCGTGCGCACTAAGCGTGGGTTAGTTGCCGCTGGACCCGCTAGCGAAATAACACGACGGTTATCTAACTCACCGGTCGTGAGCAAAGCACCAATCGCCATAACGTCTTGGTAATTAACATGCCAAACCGTTTTGTTCATGCCAGCTGCATCTAGGAAGTGAATGTGCGTACCTGGTAGGCCCGCAGGGTGTGGACCGCCAAATTCTTCTACATCAACTGCCGCGTCGCCGGTTGCTACCGATGAACCCGCTGCCTTACATACGTAAGTTTTGCCACCACTCAATTGCGTTAACGCTTTAAGACCATTTACAAAATCGTCTTGGCGCTCAGCAATGATAACAGCAGGGTCTGCCGCTAATGGATTGGTATCCATTG is from Alteromonas australica and encodes:
- a CDS encoding NADH:ubiquinone reductase (Na(+)-transporting) subunit B, which codes for MGLKAYLEKIEPDFEPGGKHEKWYALYEAAATIFYTPGKVNKANTHVRDSIDLKRIMIMVWMATFPAMFFGMYNIGLQAQDAITMGAGTLPDTWQAGLFTALGGDLTNAGMLGLFFYGACFWLPIYAVTFAVGGFWEVLFASVRKHEVNEGFFVTSVLFALTLPATIPLWQVALGITFGVVIAKEVFGGTGRNFLNPALSGRAFLYFAYPAQISGDQVWVAADGYSGATSLSQAAWGNLDYADMTQWMDSFIGTIAGSAGEVSTLAIILGGLFIMYMRIASWRIVAGVAIGVAFFATLLNLIGSDTNPMFAMPAHWHFVVGGLAFGMFFMATDPVSASFTNQGKWAYGIFIGFMTVLIRVLNPAFPEGVMLAILFANLWAPLFDYFVAQSNIKRRVARVG
- a CDS encoding Na(+)-translocating NADH-quinone reductase subunit A; its protein translation is MIKIKKGLDLPIEGAPKQEIADASSATRVAVLGEEYVGMRPTMHVQVGDVVKKGQVLFEDKKNPGVKFTAPTAGEVVEVNRGAKRVLQSVVVKTSGSDAVAFDKIAADQIASATREQLQSILVESGMWTAFRTRPFSKSPALDSVPSSIFVTAMDTNPLAADPAVIIAERQDDFVNGLKALTQLSGGKTYVCKAAGSSVATGDAAVDVEEFGGPHPAGLPGTHIHFLDAAGMNKTVWHVNYQDVMAIGALLTTGELDNRRVISLAGPAATNPRLVRTVLGADLTELTANECVEGDVRVVSGSVLNGTTAQGVHGFLGRFHTQVSLLKEGREKKLFGWIMPGSNQHSVTRAYLGHLSGSKKFDMTTTTNGSERSMVPIGNYERVMPLDIIPTLLLRDLISGDTDGAQTLGCLELDEEDLALCTYVCPGKYNYGPILRDCLTTIEKEG